The following DNA comes from Cytophagales bacterium.
AACGATGTTCTTTCTAACATATACTACCGGAATGGGAATGGCTGCTTTCTTTGTAAGAAGAAATATAGTGTTTAAAAGAGAAAATGATGAGAAAGAAAAGTTGCAAAAAGAGATGGAACTTAACTATCTAAAAGAGCAGGTGAATCCGCATTTTTTTTTCAATTCATTGAATAGTATTTATGCCCTTTCCAGACAGCAATCACCCGAAACTCCTGAAGTCGTTATGCAGCTTTCAGAATTATTGCGGTATCAATTGGAGAGTTCTAAAAAAGAGACCGTTTTATTAAAAGAAGAGCTTGAGTTTATAGAAAATTATTTATTTCTTGAAGAAAAGAGATTGAGTAATCGTTGTACCATTGAATTTTTAATTGACGGAGATTTGTCCGGCTTAAGGATTTCTCCGATGTTGCTCATCACTTTTGTTGAAAATGCTGTTAAACATGGTGCCCAAAGTACGAATAAACAGAGCACCATTGATATTTCTGTCACTATAAAAAACTCCACTCTTCACTTTTGTATTGATAATTCAAAGCCTCACAAAGTTTCTTCATTGAAAAGAACAGGGCTGGGTCT
Coding sequences within:
- a CDS encoding histidine kinase, with translation MAIIWINHFIFIPSFFDNRRYFLYTISLIGIVFLGAYLKGYEKGGWYDVYKTMFFLTYTTGMGMAAFFVRRNIVFKRENDEKEKLQKEMELNYLKEQVNPHFFFNSLNSIYALSRQQSPETPEVVMQLSELLRYQLESSKKETVLLKEELEFIENYLFLEEKRLSNRCTIEFLIDGDLSGLRISPMLLITFVENAVKHGAQSTNKQSTIDISVTIKNSTLHFCIDNSKPHKVSSLKRTGLGLENVRRRLNLLYPNSHVLEVDNKEEKYHINLSIDLTVSKFKKTVND